A DNA window from Microcystis aeruginosa NIES-843 contains the following coding sequences:
- the grxC gene encoding glutaredoxin 3, giving the protein MAANVEIYTWSSCPFCIRAKALLKKKGVEFTEYCIDGDERARAKMSDRANGRTSVPQIFINDQHIGGCDDIYALDRSGGLAPLLQN; this is encoded by the coding sequence ATGGCCGCTAATGTTGAGATCTATACTTGGAGTTCCTGTCCTTTCTGTATCCGCGCTAAGGCATTACTCAAGAAAAAAGGGGTGGAGTTTACCGAATATTGTATCGATGGTGATGAAAGAGCGCGGGCCAAAATGTCCGATCGAGCTAATGGTCGTACAAGTGTACCACAAATCTTTATAAACGATCAACACATCGGGGGCTGCGATGACATCTATGCTTTAGATAGAAGTGGTGGTTTAGCTCCCCTGTTGCAGAATTAA
- a CDS encoding YggT family protein, whose product MSDIGFILTIINNFLQIYSVILIVRVLLTWFQNAGWAYQIMSFLSPITDPYLNLFRSIIPPLGGMDLSPILAFLLLNVVQSVVATGASSLVSSSF is encoded by the coding sequence ATGAGCGATATAGGGTTTATTTTGACGATAATCAACAATTTCCTGCAAATTTACTCGGTAATCCTAATTGTTAGGGTTTTACTGACTTGGTTCCAAAATGCCGGTTGGGCCTATCAGATTATGTCTTTTCTCAGTCCGATTACCGATCCCTATTTAAACCTCTTTCGCTCGATTATCCCACCCCTAGGCGGGATGGACTTGTCCCCGATCCTCGCTTTCCTGCTGCTCAACGTTGTTCAGAGTGTCGTAGCCACAGGGGCCAGCAGTCTGGTCAGTAGCAGTTTCTAA
- the rplI gene encoding 50S ribosomal protein L9 translates to MAKRMQVILNQKVSKLGENGDVVEVAPGYARNYLIPQGVAVLATKGAIKQAEFRKEKERQRLLAEKQEAETRKTAIEKLSPYSIPKQVGENEAIFGTVTSQDVATVILENAKLEIDRRGITVPDIGQLGVYKVQVKLHPEVSADIEIKVIAQ, encoded by the coding sequence ATGGCGAAACGAATGCAGGTTATCCTCAATCAAAAAGTCAGCAAATTAGGTGAAAATGGCGATGTGGTGGAAGTGGCCCCCGGTTATGCGCGCAATTACCTTATCCCCCAAGGTGTGGCCGTTTTAGCCACCAAGGGCGCGATTAAACAGGCAGAATTTAGGAAAGAAAAAGAGCGTCAACGTCTCCTCGCTGAAAAACAAGAAGCGGAAACCAGAAAAACTGCGATCGAAAAACTCAGTCCCTACAGCATCCCTAAACAGGTGGGTGAAAACGAGGCCATTTTCGGTACTGTCACCAGTCAAGATGTGGCTACGGTTATTCTAGAAAATGCTAAATTAGAAATCGATCGCCGTGGTATTACCGTCCCCGATATCGGTCAATTGGGAGTCTATAAAGTACAAGTCAAACTCCATCCCGAAGTTAGTGCCGATATCGAAATTAAAGTAATCGCACAATAA
- a CDS encoding chromophore lyase CpcT/CpeT has protein sequence MTHPTDIKTLARWMAADFSNQEQAFANPPFFAHIRVCMRPLPDELLNGTSLFLEQAYDFMLNTPYRLRVFKLSLVDDHIELENFKVKEEANFFGASREPQRLKNLTLDLLEPMLGCDMNVTWTGNSFKGVVKPGKQCLVFRKDRMTYLDNSFEISERGLISVDRGLDPETDQLVWGSIAGPFEFVRRTSFAEEV, from the coding sequence ATGACTCATCCCACGGATATAAAAACCCTAGCGCGCTGGATGGCGGCGGATTTTAGTAATCAAGAACAAGCTTTTGCTAATCCGCCTTTTTTTGCCCATATTCGCGTGTGTATGCGCCCTTTGCCCGATGAATTACTGAATGGAACCAGCTTATTTTTAGAGCAGGCCTACGATTTTATGCTCAATACTCCCTATCGTTTGCGAGTATTTAAATTATCGTTAGTCGATGATCATATTGAACTAGAAAACTTTAAAGTTAAAGAGGAAGCTAACTTTTTTGGTGCTTCTAGAGAACCCCAGCGTCTCAAAAATCTCACCTTAGACTTGTTAGAACCGATGCTGGGTTGTGATATGAATGTCACTTGGACAGGTAACAGTTTTAAAGGGGTGGTGAAACCGGGTAAACAATGTTTAGTCTTTCGCAAAGATAGAATGACTTATTTAGATAATAGTTTTGAAATTAGTGAACGGGGATTAATTAGCGTTGATCGCGGTTTAGATCCCGAAACCGATCAATTAGTCTGGGGTTCGATCGCCGGTCCTTTTGAGTTTGTGCGTCGCACCAGTTTTGCTGAGGAAGTGTGA
- the xth gene encoding exodeoxyribonuclease III, with amino-acid sequence MKIATWNVNSIRSRQEQVINWLQLNPVEVLCLQETKVIDRDFPREAFESLGYHLYISGQKSYNGVAIFSRKPLDDITVGFSPIIGENLTGELDEQKRVITGVIGDIRIINLYVPNGSSLDSDKYIYKLKWLETLRKYLDKIINSQPEELCICGDFNIALEDKDIYDPKGKENHIMSSAKEREALEKVLEIGLQDAFRKFTSAAGHYSWWDYRSGGFARNRGWRIDHLYLTPQLYEKAVNCLIDREPRKQEKPSDHTPVILEISSQK; translated from the coding sequence ATGAAAATCGCCACATGGAATGTCAACTCGATTCGCAGCCGACAAGAGCAGGTAATTAATTGGTTACAACTCAATCCCGTTGAGGTTTTATGCTTGCAAGAAACTAAGGTAATCGATCGAGATTTTCCCAGAGAAGCTTTTGAATCTTTGGGTTATCATCTCTATATTTCTGGACAAAAATCCTATAATGGTGTGGCGATTTTTAGCCGAAAACCCCTGGACGATATCACTGTGGGATTTAGTCCCATTATCGGCGAAAATTTAACAGGAGAACTAGACGAACAGAAACGGGTAATTACTGGAGTAATCGGCGATATTCGGATTATCAATCTCTACGTTCCTAATGGTTCTTCCCTAGATAGTGACAAGTATATTTATAAGCTTAAATGGTTAGAAACTCTCAGGAAATATCTAGATAAAATTATTAATTCTCAACCAGAAGAATTATGTATCTGTGGGGATTTTAATATTGCCTTAGAAGATAAAGATATTTATGATCCCAAGGGCAAAGAAAATCATATTATGTCTTCAGCTAAAGAAAGAGAAGCTTTAGAAAAGGTGTTAGAAATTGGCTTACAAGATGCCTTTAGAAAATTCACCTCGGCAGCGGGACATTATAGTTGGTGGGATTATCGCAGCGGTGGTTTTGCTCGTAACCGAGGTTGGCGAATCGATCATCTTTATTTAACTCCTCAGCTATACGAAAAAGCCGTTAATTGTCTGATCGATCGAGAACCCAGAAAACAAGAAAAACCTAGCGATCATACCCCTGTTATTCTGGAAATATCAAGCCAAAAATAG
- the crtR gene encoding beta-carotene hydroxylase, whose translation MQSAEMLLTVPKEYLKAPGGFNPNVTMFFSALSLITLSTCGYWLWSWPDWICFSANVLALHLSGTVIHDASHNSAHSNRLFNAILGHGSALMLGFAFPVFTRVHLQHHAHVNDPENDPDHFVSTGGPLWMIAARFFYHEIFFFKRQLWRKYELLEWFLSRLFVATIVIFACQYGFISYVMNFWFVPALVVGIALGLFFDYLPHRPFQERNRWKNARVYPSPLLNLLILGQNYHLVHHLWPSIPWYKYQPAYYATKPLLDAKDCEQSLGLLQGKNFWSFLYDVFLGIRFHSHSSKSSS comes from the coding sequence ATGCAGTCGGCCGAGATGTTGCTGACAGTCCCCAAAGAGTATTTAAAAGCACCGGGGGGCTTCAACCCAAACGTTACCATGTTTTTTAGTGCCTTGAGCCTAATAACCCTATCTACCTGTGGCTATTGGCTATGGTCCTGGCCCGACTGGATTTGTTTTAGTGCTAATGTCCTCGCTTTACATTTATCGGGGACAGTTATCCACGATGCCTCTCATAATTCTGCCCATAGCAATCGGCTATTTAATGCTATTTTAGGTCATGGCAGTGCTTTAATGCTCGGTTTTGCCTTTCCGGTCTTCACTAGAGTCCATTTACAGCACCACGCTCACGTTAACGATCCCGAAAATGATCCAGATCATTTTGTCTCCACTGGCGGCCCTTTGTGGATGATTGCGGCCAGATTTTTTTATCATGAAATCTTCTTTTTTAAGCGGCAACTCTGGCGGAAATACGAACTGCTGGAATGGTTCCTCAGTCGTCTTTTTGTTGCTACCATAGTCATCTTCGCCTGTCAATACGGTTTTATCAGCTATGTGATGAATTTTTGGTTTGTTCCCGCTTTAGTGGTGGGAATTGCCCTCGGTTTATTTTTCGATTATCTCCCCCATCGTCCTTTCCAAGAGCGCAATCGTTGGAAAAATGCCCGAGTTTACCCCAGTCCCCTCTTAAATCTGCTGATTTTAGGACAGAATTATCATCTAGTGCATCATCTTTGGCCGTCGATTCCCTGGTACAAATACCAACCGGCATACTATGCCACTAAACCGCTTTTAGATGCGAAAGATTGTGAACAGTCTTTAGGTTTACTGCAAGGTAAGAATTTCTGGAGTTTCCTCTACGATGTCTTCTTGGGGATTCGCTTTCACTCCCATTCTTCTAAATCTAGCTCATAG
- a CDS encoding helix-turn-helix domain-containing protein translates to MIPTSNPLTYGDLLLQYQPKPINNSQEYERFLSIIEGMMSRELSNDEGLLFDLLVLLVEEYERKHYPIARTNPTATLESLLDEFDIDRECLVDIFGDRDRVESVIGGKQAIAPSQAESLAEFFNRLSAKLALSARDFLL, encoded by the coding sequence ATGATCCCTACTTCTAATCCATTAACCTATGGTGATTTACTCTTGCAGTATCAACCGAAACCGATTAATAACTCCCAAGAATACGAGCGATTTTTAAGCATAATTGAAGGGATGATGTCACGGGAGTTAAGCAATGACGAAGGACTATTATTCGATTTATTGGTGTTATTAGTGGAAGAATACGAGCGGAAACATTATCCGATCGCCCGAACAAATCCTACCGCTACCTTAGAATCTTTACTTGATGAATTCGATATCGATAGGGAGTGTCTTGTCGATATTTTCGGCGATCGGGATAGAGTAGAATCGGTGATAGGGGGGAAACAGGCGATCGCTCCTTCTCAAGCCGAGTCTCTAGCCGAATTTTTTAATCGTTTAAGTGCGAAACTGGCGTTAAGCGCCCGTGATTTTCTCTTGTAG
- a CDS encoding type II toxin-antitoxin system HigB family toxin, producing MISKVKLGEFWERHSDAEDALRDWYNFASKANWKNLVEVQGRYPKAEAVGNFTVFNIKGNKYRLIADINYSRQTIFVKYILSHAEYNKENWKNDPYF from the coding sequence CTGATCAGTAAAGTCAAATTAGGAGAGTTTTGGGAACGCCACTCGGACGCAGAAGACGCTCTTAGGGATTGGTATAACTTCGCTAGTAAGGCTAACTGGAAAAATTTAGTAGAGGTTCAAGGTCGCTACCCGAAGGCGGAGGCGGTGGGAAATTTTACAGTTTTTAATATCAAGGGAAACAAATACCGTTTAATCGCTGACATCAATTATTCTCGTCAAACCATTTTCGTTAAATATATTCTAAGTCACGCTGAATACAATAAGGAGAACTGGAAAAATGATCCCTACTTCTAA